TTGCCTGTCTTACAAGTTCAACAGACCCCTGCGTAGAAACATGGGCTATGTGCAGATAGCCTCTGGTAAGCTCGGCAAGCATTATGTCGCGACTTACCATTACTTCCTCAGCTTGTCTTGGAATTCCCCTCAAGCCTAGTATCATCGAATTTCTTCCCTCGTTCATGACGCCGTTCCTGCTCAACTCTTTATCTTCGCTGTGAGAAATCACCGGAAGCTTAAACATTTTTGTATATTCTAAAGTGCGGCGCATTATCTGCGAGTTAGACACAGGAAGACCGTCGTCGCTTATTGCCACGATTCCTGCTTTTTTCAAAACTCCGATTTCTGAAAGCTCTTCTCCGTTTGATCCTTTAGTAGCGCAGCCTATCGGAAAAACATTTATCGCTCCTTCCTTCTGGGCTTTCAGCAAAATGAATTCAACCGTAGGAGCATTATCTATCACGGGTTTTGTGTTCGGCATACAAAAAACTGTCGTTATGCCTCCTTTTGCCGCCGCACGCGTACCTGTTTTAATGGTCTCTTTTCCTTCATGACCGGGTTCTCTCAAATGAGCATGGACGTCTATAAGGCCGGGAACAGCAATTTTGCCTCTTCCATCAACAATTCTGTTTGCTGCATCAGTAAGATTTGAAACTATTTTGCCGTTTTCAATAAACAAATCTTCAACCGAATCTTTATTTTGGGATGGATCGACTATTCTTATATTTTTAATTTGAAGACGCATTTTTTTTCACCTTTGTTGGTTTTAAAAGATATAAAACTGCCATTCTCACGGCGATCCCATTTGTAACCTGTTCATTAATCACGGCATTTTGGCTGTCAGCCACATCGGATGAAATTTCTATTCCTCTGTTCATGGGGCCCGGGTGCATTACCATAACCCCGGACTTGGCTTTTGCAAGCCTTTCTTTCGTAAGCTGGTAAAGTTCAACGTATTCGTGCACCGAAGGAAACAAATTTTCCTGCTGGCGTTCAAGCTGTATTCTTAAAATATTTACTACATCTGCTTCTTTTATCGCTTCATCCAAATTATAATGAACTTTAACTCCAAGTCCTTCTATCTGTGGCGGTATCAGCGTCGGAGGTCCTGCAACGGCCACTTCGGCGCCCATTTTTGTCAAGGCCCAAATATTCGATTTTGCCACTCTTGAATGCAAAATGTCGCCCACCAAAAGAATTTTTAAACCTTCTATTCTTTTTTTCTTTTCATACATCGTATATAAATCCAGCAAGCCCTGCGTCGGGTGTTCGTGAAAACCATCTCCCGCGTTAATTATCGATGCACTGAGATTACGAGCCAAAATATCAGGCGTTCCAGCCATTGAATGCCTTATTATTATATAGTCGGCTTTCATAGCTTCCAGAGTTTTGCCAGTATCTATAAGGCTTTCGCCTTTTACGACGCTTGAAGCGCTGACAGAAATGTTTACGACATCGGCGGATAATCTCTTTGCCGCTATTTCAAATGATGTTCTTGTTCTTGTTGAAGGTTCATAAAAAAGAGTTACTACTGTTTTGCCGATTAAAGTGGGCGCTTTTTTTACCGATCTTGTGAAAAGACTTTTAAAAGGTTTTACCGAATCCAATACCGTCTGAAAATCTTTTTTGTCCAAATGTTCCAAACCAAGCAAATCTTTGCGGTTAAGAGACATAATCAGTCCTTTTTCTATTATTTTATAGTTATTACTCTATCTTCTTTGTCTGTTTCGCAGCATTCGACTTTAATATTTTCTTTGCTGAGACAACGAACTCCCACATAATTCGCTTCTATCGGAAGTTCTCTGTATCCTCTGTCAACTAAAACGGCAAGCTGAATGGATTTTGGCCTTCCGAAATCCATAAGCACATCAAGCGCCGCTCTTACAGTCCTTCCCGTGTACAGAACATCATCAACTAATACGATGTTTTTTTTACTTATGTCAAAAGGAATAACTGTGTCTTTTATGATAGGCATGTCAGAGCCGAAATCGTCAATATCGTCTCTGTAAAGCGTGATATCAAGCGTGCCGAAAGGAATTTTTAATTCTTCAGATAAAGAAAGTTTTGTTATTTCTGAAATAATTCTTTTTGCTATGATAACGCCTTTGTTATGAATTCCCACTATCGCCAAATCTTTTGAATTTTTATTTTTCTCAATAACTTCTTTTGAAATTTTTTCTATGGCTTTTTGAAATGTTCCAGCATTTAATATAATTTCCGACATTTTATTTTTTAATACCTTCCATATATTTTTCTATTCCATCTTTCCGAAGCTTTAAATCCTCTCTTATAACGGCTTCGGACTGCTTTCTTTTATATTCTATAAGTTTTTCTTTCAGTCCGTCATCAGACACGGCAATAATCTGAGACGCAAGAATCGCAGCATTTATAGCTCCTGCTTTTCCCACTGCCATGCAGGCCACGGGAACGCCTTTAGGCATCTGAGCTATGGCAAACAAAGCGTCCATGCTTGCAAGATTTTTGTTTTCCATAGGCACACCTATTACGGGAAGAACAGTTTCTGCAGCGACAACGCCTGGCAATGCAGCTGCCATACCGGCTGCCGTTATGAAAACTTTTACTCCAGAGCTTTCAGCGCCTCTAACACATTGTTTTAAATGTTCTGTGGTTCTGTGTGCTGACGCAATATTTAGACTGTACGACAAGCCGAACTCTTTAAGTGTTTTTACCATTTCTGTTATTACCGGAATGTCCGAACTAGAACCCACAATTATTGCAACGTCAATTCTATTTTCCATTTAAAGCTCTCCGAGCTATGTCTTTTCTGTAATGCATATTTTCAAAAGATATAAGTTTCACCTGCGAATAAACTTTGTCTATCGCTCTTTTTATATCACCCGCTGCTGACATAACTCCCAGAACTCTTCCTCCGCAGGTAATGGTCTTCCCATTTTCAATTTTTGTGCCAGCGTGAAAAATTATAGTATCTTTGTCTTTAACATCTTGAAGCCCTTTTATTTCAAAGCCGCTTTCAAATTTCCGCGGGTATCCACCGGAAGCAAGAACGACACACACTGTGGTTTCTCTTTTCCATTTAATTTCTATTTTTGAAAGCTCTTTATTTAAAATAGCCATACATATATCTGACAAATCGCTGTCAAGCAAAGGCAGTATCACCTGTGTTTCTGGATCGCCAAAACGGCAGTTAAACTCCAAAACATACGGTTCACCATCGTTTATTATCACTCCTACATATAAAATTCCTTTGTATTGCAAACCTTCTTTTTTTATTCCTTTGATAACTTTTTTTATTATGCTCTCTTCAATTTTTTTATTTAATTCAGCTGCTGCCAAAGGAGCCGGAGCGTAAGCACCCATTCCACCGGTATTTGGTCCTTCGTCATCGTCGTTTATTCTTTTATGATCCTGTGAAGCAGGCATCATCGAATAAGAAATGCCATCGGTAAAAATCAAATATGAAAGTTCCTGACCGCTTATATATTCCTCAATAATAATATTCGTTCCTGCATCGCCTAAGATTTTGTCGTTCATCATCTGCTTTACGGCATTTTCTGCTTCTTTGCGTCCGTTACAGATATAAACGCCTTTACCCGCAGCAAGACCGTCGGCTTTTATAACTATCTTTTTATCTTTATCGTGCAAGGAAAGAAAATCTATAGCAGCGGCGGTATTTGTAAATTTGTTAAATCGAGCCGTAGGAATATCGTATTTATTCATAAATTCTTTGGAAAAGATTTTGCTTGACTCAAGCATTGATGCCTGTTTGGAAGGACCTACTATTTTCAATCCCCTTTCTTCAAAATAATCCACGATTCCAAGCGACAAAGGAATTTCTGGTCCTACGAATGTAAAATCAATATCGTTGTTCCGAGCAAAATTCGCAAGATTTTCAAAATCATTTACATTTATATTGACGATTTCCGCAATTTCAGAGATTCCGCCGTTTCCGCAGGCACAGTATAGTTTTTCGACTTTTTCGCTTTTTACAAATGACTGGCAGAGAGCATGCTCTCTGCCGCCAGAACCTATAACTAAAACTTTCATCTATAACTCCTGAAGATAAGAAGCTTGGATGGCTTAGAAACTTCGTAACAGTTCTGTCTTTGCCGCAGCTAGACGACTTCCAAACTTATAAACATCGTATCTTCTAAAATATGTACTTATCAAAAAATTTAACTATGAGCATAAACATCAAAAAAGCCATTATCATTGTCATTATCATAGCTTTCCAATTTTGATTTATCATGGCAGAAATTTTGTTGCTGCCGCTTTTTCTATCACGTATTTCAAAAGCATACTTGTTGCGAATCTCTTTACTGAGATCCGCATACTCAGTAAAATCTTCGCAAGAATCATTTTCTGTCATCCATTTTCTTTTGGCCATACAAAAAATTCTTCCGTTTCCGTTGTCATCCAAACTGTTATCGCCTTGAAATAAACAATTTATGCAATAACCCATGATTCCGCCTTTTATATTATTTAACAAAATTTACAGCATTTTGAAATATTACTTTTCCCCAGCCGAACTCCCCATCAGAACCTTCTCTTGCGGGATGTTGTAAGGCGTAAACATATCTTTCGGGGTGAGGCATAAGCCCAAAGATATTTCCCTTTTTATTGCATATACCTGCAATCTTCTGTGCCGAACCGTTCGGGTCTAAAGGATAGTCTGGCTCATTTCCATTTTTTGTACAATATTTAAAAACTATTTGATTGTTTTTATAAAGTGCATCTAGCAGCTTTTTATCCGAAACAACAAACTTGCCTTCTCCATGAGCTACTGGCAGATTGATAATATCAATAATATTTTTTGTCCACAGACAGATTGATTCGCCTTTATTATTTTTCTGCGGCTTTAAATAAACCCAACGGCATTCAAATTTATCTGAATCATTATATGAAAGCGTTGAAATCTGTTCAAATATTTCGGGATAGGGAAGCAGCCCCATTTTTACTAAAACCTGAAAACCATTGCAAATGCCTATTATGGGTTTTCCGCTTAACGCGAATTTTTTAATTTTGTCACCTAGTCCACTTTTTACTTCGTTTGCAAGTATTTTTCCGGAAGCTATATCGTCTCCGTAAGAAAATCCTCCTGGAAAAGCTAAAATATCGTATTCAAAAATTTTATCTTTTTTTTCAATCAAAGTGTTTACGTGAATCCTTTCTGCTAAAGCACCGCAAAGCTCAAAGGCCGACTGTGTCTCATAATCGCAGTTCGTCCCCGCCGTTCTTAAAATTAATGCTTTAACTTTTTTCATATTTTGTTTTCCTTGTACTATGATCTAACTTACACAAAATCACGTATCCATCCGCCAAACAAAAAATGCCGCATCTTAGCACACTACTTATCAAAGTTTTAATGCCAGTTTATAGTATTTCTCCAACAGTTTAATAATCTTTCGCTTCTTTCTTTTATTTTTATTTTTTCTTTTGCACTCTCAAAAATTACTTTGCCGTCTTGTCCTACAAAACCGACTTTAGAAACGGCACAGTCTTTAAATAACATCTTTATTCTTTCAATGTTTTCATTTTTTACTTCTATAATAAATCTGCCGTTGCTTTCTGAAAACATGATTTCAGTATGAGTCATTTTGCCGATTGTCAAAATTTTATCTATATCAATATATGCACCTTTTTGCCCGGCAAAAGCCATTTCGCATATCGCCGCGGCAAGACCGCCTTCACTTGTATCGTGACAGGCTTCAATTAAGCCTTTGTTTATAGCCATATGAATTTTTTCCATTATAATTTTCGATTCTTTAGGATAGACGGACGGGATTACACCGTATCTTATTTTATTGATTTTTGAAAATACCGAACCACCTAGTTCATTTCTTGTATAGCCCAAAATAAAAATAGAGTTTGCACCCTCTTTAAAAGGCATTGTTACGGTATTTTCAACATTTTCGATAACGCCTATTGCCGAAATTAAAAGCGCGGGCGGTATAGAATATTTTTTGCCGCCGATAGAGTACTCGTTGTGCAGGCTGTCTTTTCCCGATATAAATGGAACGCCGAATGCCTTTGACATATCGTAACAGGCATTTGCAGCTCTTACAAGACTTCCTAAAATTTCAGGCTTGTTAGGGTTTCCCCAGCAAAAATTGTCTAATACTGAAATTTTATTAATGTCTGCACCGACGGCTACGGCGTTTCTCAAAGCTTCTTCGACAGCGGAAGCTGCCATTTTATACGTATTTATTTTTCCGTACCAAGGATTTAATCCGTTGGAAAGCACAACTCCTTTTTTTGTCCCTTTGACAACAGTATAAGGCCAAATAACAGCTGCGTCGCCGGGACCTGAAACTTCAATACTGTTTCCCTGTAAAGGTTTTATTACGGTTTGCCCCTGAACTTCGTGATCATATTGTCTTATAATCCATTCTTTAGAACAGACGTTTAAATCCGCTAAAACCGCTTTTAAGGATTTTAAAAGTTTTGCTGAATTAAATTTTACAGGTTTTTGCTTGTTTTCCTGTTTTACTTCATATACCGCAGGTCTTATAGGTTTTGGCACGCCGTTATGCAAAAAGTCCATACTCATATCGGCTACTACTTTACCGTTATACGTGAGAGTAAGTCTTTTGTCACCGATAAATTCGCCGATAAAAGTCGCCTCTACGTTTTCTTTTTCAAAGATTTCTTTTATTTTCTTTTTGTTTTTCTGTGGCACGGCAAAAACCATTCTTTCTTGTGCCTCGGAAATCCAAATTTCCCAAGGGCTTAAGCCCTCGTATTTTAAAGGAACTCTTTCTAGTGCAATTTTTACTCCAGTTTTTTCTCCAAGCTCGCCAACAGCGCTTGAAAGTCCGCCTGCACCGCAGTCGGTAACAGCTCTGTATAAACCCAAATCACGAGCTTTAAGCATTGTGTCTAAAACTTTCTTTTCAATTATGGGATTTCCTATTTGAACCGCGCTGACATCAGATTCTTTATCAAGCTGAACCGAAGAAAAAGTAGCACCGTGAATGCCGTCACGGCCCGTGCGTCCGCCTACAACTAAAACCAAATCCCCAGATTTTACTTTTTTATTAATCATCGTTTTAGGAATTATGCCGGCGGTTCCGCAATAAACTAAAGGATTTGCTATATATCCGTCGTCAAAATAAACCGAGCCGTTGACGGTAGGTATGCCCATGCGATTTCCGTAATCTCTGACTCCTGAAACTACGCCCTTTGCTATTCTTTTAGGATGGTGCATTCCTTCGGGGACGCAGGAAGGTTTTGTATCTGGATTTCCAAAACAAAATACATCGGTATTTGCCACAGGCTTTGCGCCAAGCCCGGCGCCTAAAATGTCTCTGATAACTCCACCTATGCCAGTGGCTGAACCTCCATAAGGCTCTAATGCCGACGGATGATTATGCGTTTCAACTTTAAACGCCGCTCCATTTTTATCGTCAAACTCTATAATGCCCGCATTATCTTTAAACACGGACAAACACCATTTTTTATTAAGTTCTGCGGTAGCTTTAAAAATTGTCTCTTTGAGAAAGTTATTATAAATCTTTTTGCTCTTTTTACCGCCTTGAATTTGAGTATATTCAATAATGCCCGTAAGCGTTTTATGCTTACAATGCTCACTCCATGTCTGTGCAATGGTTTCAATTTCTACATCAGTTGGATTTCTTTTTAGTTTTTTGAAATAATTTTGAATGGTTTTCATCTCTTCAAGAGAAAGAGAAAGAACATTCCTATCGCTAAGATTCATAAGCTGTTTATCAGATAGATTTAAAATTTCAATAATATCGCAGTTCATTTTATTTTATATTCCTGAATTAGCGTATTGGCAAGTAACTTCATAGCTATATTGTCCAGAACAGATTTAGAAACCTTTCCGTAAATATAATATTTATGTCCAGTTTTAACGACAATGTCTTTATTTATTCCCAAATCTTTTACAGCTTTTATAACGCTTTCAGCAACAGTATCGGTTACGCCTTTTTTAAACCATACTTCAATAATTGCCATTTCTGCATTATGCAAAATTCCGTCTTTTACCACATTATGACTTTCTGTTATTTTATCACTTAAAAGTTCTGAAGCTATAATTCTTGCCTGCGTTGCGTCAATTTGTCCATCAATTTTATATAGTGGAGAATATTCCACTTTGTTTACGCATTTAAATCCAAGCTGTAAAATTTCGCGGCAAATATGTTCTCCGCGAACATTTTTAAAACCATCTTTTGGAAAAATTTCTATTTCATACATTTAAAATTTCCTGCCCGTAAGTTTTTCATAAGCATCCATATATTTTTCCATAGTTTTTTCAACCACTTCGGACGGAAGTTCGGGAGGTGAGGAAGCCTTGTCCCATTTTATGCGTTCGAGATAATCTCTTACGTATTGTTTATCCAAACTATCCTGTGATTTTCCCATCTGGTATTTGTCAACTTCCCAAAAGCGCGAAGAGTCTGGAGTAAAAATCTCATCTATCAAAATTAATTTATCGTCATAAAATCCAAATTCAAGTTTAGTGTCGGCAAGAATTATACCTTTTGATATAGAATAATCGCTTACCTTTTTATAAAGTTCAATAGAAAATTTTCTGAGATTGTCTGCCGTATCTTTGCCTACTCTTTTGACTGTTTCTTCAAAAGATATGTTTTCGTCATGTCTGCCGCCTTCTTCTTTACTTGAAGGAGTGAAAATGGGTTCCGAAAGTTTTGACGATTCCTGCAAACCGTCTTGAAGGTTTATTCCGCATACAGTCTTTGATTTTTGATATTCTTTCCAGCCTGATCCCGCAAGGTATCCCCTGACTATACATTCAATATCTATCCTGTTTACTTTTTTGACTATCATCGCCCTGTCGCGAAGATATCCATAGTGTTTAAGTACAGCAGGAAAATTATCAAAATCACCTGTTATTATGTGATTTGGAAGTATTCCCTGAACAAAATTAAACCAAAACATTGAAAGTTTGTGCAAAACTTTTCCTTTGTTTGGGATTAACGTAGGAATGATGTAGTCAAAAGCAGATATTCTGTCCGAAGCGACAATTAAATAATTTTGTCCCAAATCATAAACATCTCTGACTTTTCCCTTATGGACTAATGGAAGATTTACGGGTTCTTTGCCGCTTATCATTGATTGTTCCTTTAAATATAATTTTTAAAATTATATAACTTTCAGATTGATTTTTCAACAAAAACTTCAATTTTTATATTATTCAGATATTTTACCACTGTCAAAAATTTTTAGTTAAAACTTTAAAGCTATTAAAGTGCATCCAAAAAACTACTTAAATCTTCTCGGGTGTCTGACATCCTTGCCATGCACCATAAAAATAACATCTTCACATATATTTGTTGAATGGTCGCCTATTCTTTCAAGGCTGCGCGCAACTTGAATTAAATCAATGGCTCTTTGTATGGTATCTGGATCAGAGGATTTTGTCATATATTTTTTTAAATCCGTAAAAATTCTATCTTTTAAATCGTCAACTTCATCATCTTTTTCCAAAACTGCTTTGGCAAGTTTAACATCGCTGGTATTAAAAGCTCTAATACTATCTTCAACCATCTGTTTGACGATATCTGCCATTTTTGGAATATCTATCAAAGGCTTTAAATCAGGATATTTAATTAAATCCAGTGATATTTCACTTATGTTTACAGCTTCGTCACCCATCCTTTCTAAATCACTGTTTATTCTCATGGCTGAAGTTATAAATCTTAAATCAGTACCGACAGGTTGATTTAAAGCTATAAGCTTTAAACATTTATCATCAATTACAATTTCTTGTATATTTACTTCTTTTTCAAGCCCAAAAATCCTATCTGAAAGTTTTGGATCTCTTAAAACAAGCTGGTCTATGGTAGCTTTAATCATCTGCTTGACTAATTCAGCCATATCAACAAGACGTGTCTGTAAATCGTTCATTTCCATATCAAAATGCCGCATAACTCCTCCTTATCCAAATCTCCCGCTGACATAATCATCAGTCTGCTTGTGGGAAGGATTGGTAAATATTTTTTCCGTTTTATCAAATTCTATCAGTTCGCCCAAAAGCATAAACGCTGTGTCTTCGGAAACTCTCGCCGCCTGCTGCATATTGTGAGTTACTATTACTATCGTATATTTCTCTTTAAGAACAAGCATCAGTTCTTCTATACGCTGTGTCGAGACAGGGTCTAAGGAAGAACAAGGTTCATCAAGCAAAATTATATGCGGCTTAACCGCGATAACGCGCGCTATGCACAGTCGCTGCTGCTGTTCAAGGCTTAAGTCCAAAGCGGAACGTTTTAACTTGTCTTTTATATCGTTCCATAATAAAACGTCTTCTAAACTTTTTTGAACGGTCTCATCTATTACGCTTTTTTTTGAAGCGATGCGATTGACTTTTAACCCAAATGCGACGTTTTCATATACGGAAATTGGAAACGGATTAGGACGCTGAAAAACCATGCCGACATTTCTTCTTAACGCGTCTATATCCGTTCCTCCATTATATATATTTTTTCCGCCTATTATTATTTTTCCTTGCGTGCGTACGCCTTCTATAGTGTCGTTAATTCTATTGATAGAACGCAAAAGCGTGGACTTGCCGCAGCCCGAAGGTCCTATCATAGCTGTAATTCTTTTTTCAGTAATTAAAATGTTAATATTTTTTAAAGCCTGAAAATCAGTATAATAGAGATTAAAATTTTTTATGTCTATTTTTGACAATTTTTTACTCCCGTATGCAAGTCACCTGAGTTTGATTGTTGCCCTCAAACAACGACATTCTTATCATTTTGCGTCAAAGACTTAAATATTTTTCTTTTATCTTTTTATAAAAATCCACATCAAAGTTTTGTTTTGATAATTCACATTGCATCCCAAACAGCAATTCTCTTTTTATTATATTCTTGTGACAAGGGCTTCCACAATGCGTTTCACAAATAATAAAATCCCATTCTTTTTCGTTTGTCATATCGCTTGTTCCTAATCATTTATTTTTCTTCATTATAAATAAATATTTAAATCCTCTAAGATAAAAGTTAAATCTGCGCGCGCGATTATGCCATAAACTTGTATTTGACGTCTGATTATGTCTTGTCAGACAGACAATATCCATTGGATCAAAATATTTTTCTAATCTCTGCCATAATATAAAACCTGTAGGAGTAAACTTTTTCTTTATCCACTGGTCGGCTATTACCCAGCCCATTACTTTATTTGGTTTTAAAATTCTTGCTATCTCAGCAATAACTTTTTCTAATTCATCATAGAAATTTACAGATTCGCAAGAAATCTTGCCTATACATCTTTTATCGTTTGAATATGCAATATTATTAGAGTATGGAGAATCTATAAATACAAAATCCACAGAATTATCTTTTAATGGAATCTTACGAGAATCATTTTTAATCACATCATTTCTTACAATATTCAAATCAAAACCAATAACTCTTCTTTTTAATTCTTTTGCAACGTCTATTGTCGTTCCACTGCCGCACATAGGGTCAACAACTAAATCTCTTTCTTTTGTATATCTTTGCAATAAATTCCAAATTACAAAAGCTGGAGTTACTCCATTATATTTATTATTCCCGTGCGCTATCCTGCCGTAATTTTGTCTTGGAAAATCCCAAAGTGTTGTAGATTCTATAATTAAATCTTTTTTATCTTTCATTTATTGTCTTTTTTAAATCTTCTATAAACTTGTCAAATGTTTTCACTTTATCCGTTTCTTCAATTGGGTGTTCGCTTAAGACATAACCGCCGTCCGTATCTATTTCAACAATAGCTTTTCCTTTCTTTTTTCCATCATTATACCTCAGAGTTTGATCTTCATCTAATGTAATAAAATATACTTTGACGTTTTTTGTTAGATTATCTTCAGATAATTTAAGTTTCCAATATCCAGTTTGAGCTATTCTTTCTCTTAACGTTACCTTAATTGACAATACGGCGATGACTTTGCTGTTGTTAGGGTTATATATGACAATATCAACGTCTGGCAAATGTAATCCGAATTTACCATAATCAATAGATAAATTTCTTTTTACTTTTGCAAGTTCATCTGACATTTTAGAAGCAAATTTTCTTTCCAAAGTATTGCCATTTATAGTTTTTAGACCTATGCTCTCAATCTCTGAAATAATGATATACTCTATTAACTTCTCAAGATTTTTACCTTTAAACGCTCTCCAAGATTGCTCATGGTCATCGCCAAAAAAATCTTTTAAATGTTGTTCTTTTGCTTTTGATAAAATTTTTGAAATATACCGATATGCTTTATTGCCATATTCTTTTTTTGTATCTTCATAAAGGCTAACTAAATCTTTAAATTCCATTATTATTTCTCCATAATTAAAATATATTCTGTTGGATAAATCATTTTTTTATTTACAGTATTCAAACTTGCAAATTTTCCTGTATTTTCATCTCTGATTGAAGGTAGATTTTTTGAAGGTATTTCTCGTTTAATAATATCAATTATTTTAAATCCAAGATTTAATAATTGTTCTGTAAAAACTTCAGCGTTTAAGACCTCAACTCTTTTCAAACTTGTATTTCCTATCACAATACAAGTTTTTCCGCCTTTCTTTAACATTCTTTTCATTTCAACAAAAACTTGATTCATATCGCTAAAATATTTTGAGACCTCTTTAGCCGTTTTCTTATCTTGCTGCACTAAATTTTCAACTGTCTGTTCGGCAAGAATACTATTGAGATTTATTTTGTTCTCATCACAATATGAAGTGCCTATAAAGATTTTACGAAAATCGCTTAAATCTTTCGCATATCCAAACCACAATGTGCTTAACTGATGCAAATCTGCATATTCATAAGAAGTTACATACGGAGGAGAAGTGACAATTAAATCAACAGAGTTATTTTTCACAGGAATTTTTCTTGCATCGTTACAGCTAACCTGAGAACTTAAATTAGAAAAAGATTTTTTTTGTAATAAAGTATAAAGATTCTGATTGCCGCGCGTCATCATCTTTACTTGTTTATAAAAAGTCGGTATGGGGTTTGACGGTATTTTTGTAAAATCTCTTGTAGGTTTATTACTTTTTTGCATCCATATAGAACAGTTTTTTAAAATATTAGAAAAAGCGCAATAAAAAAAATCCTTTATATCCTTTTCTCTAATTTCAGATATTTTAGACAATATAAACGCAAGCTCTTTTTTCTCTTCATATCTAAACCAGTAATCTATCCTATCATGCGCTGGTAATTTTATATATATTTTTTCATTATATAAAGCAAGTTTATCTTTTAAAATGTTAAATTCTATTTCAAGTTTTTTAGGTTCAATAACGGTCATTTTAGACTTAGCAATTAAAGTGGCAACTGGATTTATATCCACTCCTAAAGAATTTCTACCCATCACTTTTGCTTCAAGCACAGTTGTCCCGCATCCGCCAAAAGGATCAACTACAAAATCGCCTTCTTTTGTATATTGTGTTATCAATCTAGAAACAACCTGAGGAATAAATTTTGCAGGATAGCGATGATAGCCATGCGTAATATATGTGGTATCTTTTCTAGTCGCATTTGAAAAAGACCAAGAGTAATCAATTTCAACTTTAGAATAAATATCCTTTATCCTATTAATGATGTTACTTTCTTCAATACGATTTTTATAATCATAGGAAACAATCATTTGCGACATATAATTTTCACCATTATCAGAAACAAAAAATTCATTTTTTGACTCTTTATTTTCCTTATATTTAACCGACTTCTTTTTTTT
The window above is part of the Candidatus Endomicrobium procryptotermitis genome. Proteins encoded here:
- a CDS encoding dihydroorotase, giving the protein MRLQIKNIRIVDPSQNKDSVEDLFIENGKIVSNLTDAANRIVDGRGKIAVPGLIDVHAHLREPGHEGKETIKTGTRAAAKGGITTVFCMPNTKPVIDNAPTVEFILLKAQKEGAINVFPIGCATKGSNGEELSEIGVLKKAGIVAISDDGLPVSNSQIMRRTLEYTKMFKLPVISHSEDKELSRNGVMNEGRNSMILGLRGIPRQAEEVMVSRDIMLAELTRGYLHIAHVSTQGSVELVRQAKKKGINVTAETCPHYFTLTDDVVKVYDANTKMNPPLREKRDVEAIKAGLADGTIDCIATDHAPHTQEEKNREFDLTPFGIIGFETMLSLILNELVASKILSLNEAIAKITVNPAKIFNLEDRGSLKTGSIADITIIDMEYSYEFTKESIISKSKNSPFIGRKFTGGAVMTIVGGNIVYER
- a CDS encoding aspartate carbamoyltransferase catalytic subunit, which codes for MSLNRKDLLGLEHLDKKDFQTVLDSVKPFKSLFTRSVKKAPTLIGKTVVTLFYEPSTRTRTSFEIAAKRLSADVVNISVSASSVVKGESLIDTGKTLEAMKADYIIIRHSMAGTPDILARNLSASIINAGDGFHEHPTQGLLDLYTMYEKKKRIEGLKILLVGDILHSRVAKSNIWALTKMGAEVAVAGPPTLIPPQIEGLGVKVHYNLDEAIKEADVVNILRIQLERQQENLFPSVHEYVELYQLTKERLAKAKSGVMVMHPGPMNRGIEISSDVADSQNAVINEQVTNGIAVRMAVLYLLKPTKVKKNASSN
- the pyrR gene encoding bifunctional pyr operon transcriptional regulator/uracil phosphoribosyltransferase PyrR, which codes for MSEIILNAGTFQKAIEKISKEVIEKNKNSKDLAIVGIHNKGVIIAKRIISEITKLSLSEELKIPFGTLDITLYRDDIDDFGSDMPIIKDTVIPFDISKKNIVLVDDVLYTGRTVRAALDVLMDFGRPKSIQLAVLVDRGYRELPIEANYVGVRCLSKENIKVECCETDKEDRVITIK
- the purE gene encoding 5-(carboxyamino)imidazole ribonucleotide mutase; its protein translation is MENRIDVAIIVGSSSDIPVITEMVKTLKEFGLSYSLNIASAHRTTEHLKQCVRGAESSGVKVFITAAGMAAALPGVVAAETVLPVIGVPMENKNLASMDALFAIAQMPKGVPVACMAVGKAGAINAAILASQIIAVSDDGLKEKLIEYKRKQSEAVIREDLKLRKDGIEKYMEGIKK
- the purD gene encoding phosphoribosylamine--glycine ligase — encoded protein: MKVLVIGSGGREHALCQSFVKSEKVEKLYCACGNGGISEIAEIVNINVNDFENLANFARNNDIDFTFVGPEIPLSLGIVDYFEERGLKIVGPSKQASMLESSKIFSKEFMNKYDIPTARFNKFTNTAAAIDFLSLHDKDKKIVIKADGLAAGKGVYICNGRKEAENAVKQMMNDKILGDAGTNIIIEEYISGQELSYLIFTDGISYSMMPASQDHKRINDDDEGPNTGGMGAYAPAPLAAAELNKKIEESIIKKVIKGIKKEGLQYKGILYVGVIINDGEPYVLEFNCRFGDPETQVILPLLDSDLSDICMAILNKELSKIEIKWKRETTVCVVLASGGYPRKFESGFEIKGLQDVKDKDTIIFHAGTKIENGKTITCGGRVLGVMSAAGDIKRAIDKVYSQVKLISFENMHYRKDIARRALNGK
- the purQ gene encoding phosphoribosylformylglycinamidine synthase I, producing MKKVKALILRTAGTNCDYETQSAFELCGALAERIHVNTLIEKKDKIFEYDILAFPGGFSYGDDIASGKILANEVKSGLGDKIKKFALSGKPIIGICNGFQVLVKMGLLPYPEIFEQISTLSYNDSDKFECRWVYLKPQKNNKGESICLWTKNIIDIINLPVAHGEGKFVVSDKKLLDALYKNNQIVFKYCTKNGNEPDYPLDPNGSAQKIAGICNKKGNIFGLMPHPERYVYALQHPAREGSDGEFGWGKVIFQNAVNFVK